Proteins from a single region of Rhodovibrio salinarum DSM 9154:
- a CDS encoding A24 family peptidase, which yields MIDPIFLLLLVSLAALVSWCAWADVSRRRIPNTAVVAIGLLYPIALAAGCLPGPWWSGAAVASALFALGLIGFARGAVGGGDVKLAAALGLWAGSADLAGFVVITAVAGAGLSLLILATRTSPRAHWFNGPILAGPQTGGRDAMGESVPYGVALAAGGLWIIYGLTAA from the coding sequence ATGATCGATCCGATATTCTTGTTGTTATTGGTGTCGCTGGCCGCCCTGGTGTCCTGGTGCGCCTGGGCAGACGTTTCGCGCCGGCGCATCCCAAACACCGCCGTCGTCGCGATCGGCTTGCTCTATCCGATCGCTCTGGCGGCCGGCTGCTTGCCCGGCCCCTGGTGGTCCGGCGCAGCGGTCGCAAGCGCTCTGTTCGCCCTCGGCCTGATCGGCTTCGCGCGCGGCGCGGTTGGGGGTGGCGACGTCAAGTTGGCGGCGGCTTTGGGCCTGTGGGCAGGCAGCGCCGACCTCGCGGGCTTCGTGGTGATCACCGCAGTTGCCGGGGCCGGACTGTCCCTTCTGATCCTGGCTACCCGCACCAGCCCGCGCGCGCACTGGTTCAACGGGCCGATCCTGGCCGGTCCCCAAACCGGCGGCCGCGACGCGATGGGAGAAAGCGTCCCCTACGGCGTCGCCCTCGCGGCCGGCGGCTTGTGGATCATCTATGGCCTGACGGCCGCCTGA
- a CDS encoding CpaD family pilus assembly lipoprotein yields the protein MTVRFPRVLCLVGVSAVLTAATALTGCGYPVTPPDAVGPQAHKLGVERTLYRHDVAFPGDTSDLSAGERAALDRFLRDSGADRQATVVVAAAPTSGDIAERRRQQVVRLLRQRGFAPRASDPLLDTAGPGDGDVLVRIARYHVVLPDCPDYSRTRISDNSNLPSSNFGCADRRNLGLMVANPRDLLRGREMGPVSGARTAIPVRDYHDGRSYTPSFLNDDRGANVAADKEASSGNYRPTGNGSKEGMAQ from the coding sequence GTGACCGTTCGTTTCCCCCGCGTCTTGTGCTTGGTCGGCGTAAGCGCCGTGCTGACCGCCGCCACCGCGCTCACCGGCTGCGGCTACCCCGTCACCCCGCCGGACGCGGTCGGTCCGCAGGCCCACAAGCTGGGCGTCGAGCGCACGCTGTACCGCCACGACGTCGCCTTCCCGGGCGATACGAGCGACCTGTCGGCGGGTGAACGGGCCGCGCTCGACCGCTTCCTGCGCGACAGCGGCGCCGACCGGCAGGCCACCGTGGTGGTCGCGGCGGCACCGACGTCGGGCGACATCGCCGAACGACGCCGGCAACAGGTCGTCCGACTGCTGCGTCAGCGCGGCTTCGCGCCGCGCGCCAGCGACCCGCTGCTGGATACCGCCGGACCGGGCGACGGCGACGTGCTGGTGCGGATCGCGCGCTACCACGTCGTGCTGCCGGACTGCCCGGACTATAGCCGCACCCGGATCAGCGACAACTCGAACCTGCCGTCCAGCAACTTCGGCTGCGCCGACCGACGCAACCTGGGTCTGATGGTGGCGAACCCGCGCGACCTGCTGCGCGGCCGGGAGATGGGCCCGGTGTCCGGCGCCCGCACGGCCATCCCGGTGCGCGACTACCATGACGGCCGCAGCTACACCCCCTCGTTCCTGAACGACGACAGAGGCGCCAATGTCGCCGCCGACAAGGAAGCCAGCAGCGGCAACTACCGGCCCACTGGCAACGGCAGCAAGGAGGGGATGGCGCAATGA
- a CDS encoding Flp family type IVb pilin: protein MLKFITKFARNDSGATAIEYALIAALIAVGIVTAATTLGTDISGLFTTVSGELTSATP, encoded by the coding sequence ATGCTGAAGTTCATCACCAAATTTGCCCGTAATGACTCGGGCGCGACTGCCATCGAATACGCCCTGATCGCCGCCCTGATCGCCGTCGGTATTGTCACGGCTGCGACCACGCTCGGCACCGACATCAGCGGGCTTTTCACGACAGTCTCCGGCGAGCTGACCAGCGCCACGCCGTAG
- a CDS encoding CpaF family protein yields MLDDTQASPDNTTAAEGANPASARDDSLVARVQDKVRAQLDIAALANHSRRELAREVGACLDAVLSQDGKQLDMLSQRNVVTDVLNALLAETKAATQQAHGTTPPAPPAAPVPDTTAEPEANDDAPKNGRSKPNRLRAAKQTVQPFVMERIDVAVASSLEPAELERQIGEMIGEVLIEQKVQLNRNEQKQLCRLLLNDMLGLGPLEPLLADETVTDIMVNGPNQVYVERGGKLELTDVEFRDNAHVMNIATRIVTRVGRRIDESSPLVDARLEDGSRVNIIAPPLAIDGASISIRKFAKKKITLEVMARQNNVSEPLANVLKIAARCQLNVLISGGTGSGKTTLLNAMSRLIDHGERIVTIEDAAELQLQQPHVVRLETRPPSLEGLGEITMRDLVKNALRMRPDRIILGEIRGAEAMDMLQAMNTGHDGSMCTLHANSPREALTRLENMVAMSGFKLPAKAVRTQISDAVNLIVQISRMRDGKRRISKVSEVVGMEGDVITTQDLFAFEFQGEGPDGQLTGSFRSSGLRPYFTTRAEYFGLADKLLDAMGCNREAPGQ; encoded by the coding sequence ATGCTCGACGACACCCAGGCGAGCCCTGACAATACCACTGCCGCAGAGGGCGCGAACCCGGCGTCCGCGCGCGACGACAGTCTAGTCGCGCGTGTCCAGGACAAGGTGCGCGCGCAATTGGACATCGCGGCGCTCGCCAACCACTCCCGGCGGGAACTGGCGCGGGAGGTCGGTGCCTGCCTGGACGCGGTGTTGAGCCAGGACGGCAAGCAGCTGGACATGCTGAGCCAGCGCAACGTCGTGACCGACGTGCTGAACGCCCTGCTGGCGGAAACCAAGGCAGCGACCCAGCAGGCCCACGGCACCACGCCGCCCGCCCCGCCCGCGGCCCCTGTACCCGACACAACGGCCGAGCCGGAGGCGAACGACGACGCGCCCAAGAACGGGCGCAGCAAACCGAACCGCCTGCGCGCGGCCAAGCAGACGGTGCAGCCGTTCGTCATGGAGCGGATCGACGTCGCGGTCGCCTCCTCGCTCGAACCTGCGGAGCTGGAACGTCAGATCGGCGAGATGATCGGCGAGGTGCTGATCGAGCAGAAGGTCCAGCTGAACCGCAACGAGCAAAAGCAGCTGTGCCGCTTGCTGCTCAACGACATGCTGGGCCTGGGCCCGCTGGAGCCGCTGCTGGCCGACGAGACGGTCACCGACATCATGGTGAACGGCCCCAACCAGGTCTACGTCGAGCGCGGCGGCAAGCTGGAACTGACCGACGTCGAGTTTCGCGACAACGCCCACGTCATGAACATCGCAACCCGGATCGTCACCCGGGTCGGACGGCGGATCGACGAATCCTCCCCGCTGGTCGACGCGCGCCTGGAGGACGGCAGCCGCGTCAACATCATCGCCCCACCGCTGGCGATCGACGGCGCGTCGATCTCGATCCGCAAGTTCGCCAAGAAGAAGATCACCCTCGAGGTGATGGCCCGACAGAACAACGTGTCGGAGCCACTGGCGAACGTGCTCAAGATCGCCGCGCGCTGTCAGCTGAACGTGTTGATCTCCGGCGGCACGGGCTCCGGCAAGACGACCCTGCTGAACGCCATGAGCCGCCTGATCGATCATGGCGAGCGCATCGTGACGATCGAGGACGCCGCCGAGCTGCAGCTGCAGCAGCCTCACGTGGTGCGCCTGGAAACCCGCCCGCCCAGCCTGGAGGGGCTGGGCGAGATTACCATGCGCGACCTGGTCAAGAACGCACTGCGCATGCGCCCCGACCGGATCATCCTGGGCGAGATTCGCGGGGCGGAGGCCATGGACATGCTGCAGGCAATGAACACCGGCCACGACGGCTCGATGTGCACGCTGCACGCCAACTCCCCGCGCGAAGCCCTGACCCGCCTCGAGAACATGGTCGCGATGTCCGGCTTCAAACTGCCGGCGAAGGCCGTGCGCACCCAGATTTCCGACGCCGTGAACCTGATCGTGCAGATCTCGCGCATGCGCGACGGCAAGCGCCGGATCTCCAAGGTCAGCGAGGTTGTGGGCATGGAAGGCGATGTGATCACCACCCAGGACCTGTTCGCCTTCGAGTTCCAGGGCGAAGGCCCGGACGGCCAGCTGACCGGCAGCTTCCGCTCGTCCGGCCTGCGGCCCTACTTCACCACCCGGGCCGAATACTTCGGCCTCGCCGACAAACTGCTGGACGCAATGGGCTGCAACCGGGAAGCGCCCGGCCAATGA
- a CDS encoding AAA family ATPase: MSLAEDQSVFSADPDLDAREPFGAFVSDDTTYAAAVQLAGKRGWPPAEVQRGGLGAALRQLGVVAAPDILLVDLSGMEDVEDIAASLGELAAGSKVIALGTQNDVAMFRRVMDAGACDYLVKPVHTQQLAAAVARAETSRPAGQAAPVRRGRCIAVVGARGGVGASTVAGNLAWLIASERERQTGLLDLDLQYGCQALSLDLQPAAGLREALEDPERVDDSMIDNLAVKADARLSVFAAEEAVDDVPVMPRTAVTQLLAKLRESRDVLVADLPRHLLGQQPDLLEQVTDLVIVTDLSLPGLRDCNRLIRLAKQQDGKLRVRVVANRVGKQAPGHVDAREFDKELESDLAAQLSFDPENVAKSAMAGRTLSHSAPKAKLLADLRTLLVDLVGAPRTRKRALLGFLKKG; the protein is encoded by the coding sequence ATGAGCCTGGCCGAAGACCAGTCGGTATTCTCCGCCGATCCGGATCTGGATGCGCGCGAACCGTTCGGCGCGTTCGTTTCCGACGACACCACCTACGCCGCGGCCGTGCAACTGGCCGGCAAGCGCGGCTGGCCGCCCGCCGAAGTGCAGCGCGGCGGCCTGGGCGCAGCGCTACGACAGCTGGGCGTCGTGGCAGCGCCGGATATCCTGCTGGTCGACCTATCGGGGATGGAGGATGTCGAGGACATCGCCGCCAGCCTCGGCGAACTCGCGGCCGGCAGCAAGGTGATCGCGCTCGGTACGCAGAACGACGTCGCGATGTTCCGCCGGGTGATGGATGCCGGCGCCTGCGACTACCTGGTCAAGCCGGTCCACACCCAACAGCTCGCCGCCGCGGTCGCGCGCGCGGAAACCAGCCGCCCCGCTGGCCAGGCGGCGCCGGTCCGACGCGGGCGCTGCATCGCGGTGGTCGGCGCGCGCGGCGGCGTCGGCGCCTCGACGGTCGCGGGCAACCTGGCCTGGCTGATCGCCAGCGAGCGGGAGCGTCAGACCGGCCTGCTCGACCTTGACCTGCAATACGGCTGCCAGGCGCTGTCGCTGGACCTGCAGCCCGCCGCCGGCCTGCGCGAGGCGCTGGAGGATCCCGAACGGGTCGACGACAGCATGATCGACAATCTGGCGGTCAAGGCGGATGCGCGCCTGAGCGTGTTCGCTGCGGAAGAGGCGGTCGACGACGTCCCCGTGATGCCGCGCACAGCCGTCACCCAGCTGCTCGCCAAATTGCGCGAAAGCCGCGACGTTCTGGTCGCCGACCTGCCGCGCCATCTGCTGGGCCAGCAGCCCGACCTGCTGGAACAAGTCACCGACCTGGTGATCGTGACCGACCTGTCGCTGCCCGGCCTGCGCGACTGTAACCGGCTGATCCGGCTGGCCAAGCAACAGGACGGCAAGCTGCGCGTCCGGGTCGTCGCTAACCGGGTCGGCAAGCAGGCACCCGGCCACGTCGACGCGCGCGAGTTCGACAAAGAGCTGGAAAGTGACTTGGCCGCGCAGTTGAGCTTCGATCCGGAGAACGTCGCCAAGTCGGCGATGGCCGGCCGGACGCTCAGTCACAGCGCGCCCAAGGCCAAGCTGCTGGCCGACCTGCGCACTCTGCTGGTCGACCTCGTCGGCGCGCCACGCACGCGTAAACGCGCCTTACTCGGCTTCCTGAAGAAAGGCTAG
- a CDS encoding type II and III secretion system protein family protein, whose amino-acid sequence MVFPLSRPMRAACFALALALPAAHPASAAEVVDTGDNSVALNRDQGVLVRLERPVNSVFVADPEIADVQVKSPRLVYVFGKNPGETTMFAVDANDQVVMSERLVVQHNLAALERALADLAPAQPIKVRAIGDAILLSGRLPSPSAAEQARRLAARFVGEQNVINRLQVTGPTQINLRVRVAEVARELTKELGVDWQAMLNGGDGAIGLAGGGLGGLASGNPYSAMGNFISGNDSLTGTLDVLSQEGLITVLAEPNLTAMSGETATFLAGGEFPIPVSETDDRITVEFKEFGVQLEFTPTLLDNGQISLAVAPEVSELNFNEGFRFQNITVPAINTRRASTTVELASGQSFAIAGLLKNTQNQQVRKLPGFGDLPILGALFKSDKFKRGETELAIIITPYIVKPVSTRQLAAPTDELLPPDDIERIFFGRMQGENSRARMAARNELDGKSLAGPVGFMLEE is encoded by the coding sequence ATGGTATTCCCCCTCTCCCGCCCGATGCGCGCGGCGTGCTTCGCGCTTGCCCTGGCCCTGCCGGCGGCGCACCCCGCCAGCGCCGCGGAAGTCGTCGATACCGGCGACAACAGCGTGGCATTGAACCGGGACCAGGGCGTGCTGGTGCGCCTGGAGCGGCCGGTGAACAGCGTTTTCGTCGCCGATCCGGAAATCGCCGACGTGCAGGTCAAGTCGCCCCGGCTGGTGTACGTGTTCGGCAAGAATCCGGGCGAGACGACGATGTTCGCCGTCGACGCCAACGACCAGGTAGTGATGAGCGAACGCCTGGTCGTGCAGCACAACCTGGCCGCCCTGGAGCGGGCCCTTGCCGACCTTGCACCGGCCCAGCCGATTAAGGTGCGCGCGATCGGCGATGCCATCCTGCTGTCGGGCCGCCTGCCCTCCCCGTCGGCGGCCGAGCAGGCACGCCGCCTTGCCGCCCGGTTTGTGGGCGAGCAGAACGTGATCAACCGCCTTCAGGTGACCGGCCCGACGCAGATCAACCTGCGGGTCCGCGTCGCCGAAGTGGCCCGGGAACTGACCAAGGAACTGGGCGTCGACTGGCAGGCGATGCTCAACGGCGGCGATGGCGCGATCGGTCTTGCGGGCGGCGGCCTGGGCGGCCTCGCCTCGGGCAATCCGTACAGCGCCATGGGCAACTTCATCTCGGGCAACGACAGCCTGACCGGCACGCTCGACGTGCTGAGCCAGGAAGGCCTGATCACCGTGCTGGCCGAGCCGAACCTGACGGCGATGTCCGGGGAAACGGCGACCTTCCTGGCGGGCGGCGAGTTTCCGATCCCGGTGTCCGAGACCGACGACCGGATCACCGTCGAATTCAAGGAGTTCGGCGTCCAGCTGGAGTTCACCCCGACCCTGCTGGACAACGGCCAGATCTCCCTGGCGGTGGCACCGGAAGTGAGCGAGCTCAACTTCAACGAAGGTTTCCGGTTCCAGAACATCACCGTTCCGGCGATCAACACCCGTCGCGCCTCCACCACCGTGGAACTTGCCAGCGGTCAGAGCTTCGCGATCGCCGGCCTGCTGAAGAACACCCAGAACCAGCAGGTGCGCAAGCTGCCGGGCTTCGGCGACCTGCCGATCCTGGGCGCGCTGTTCAAGTCCGACAAGTTCAAGCGCGGCGAGACCGAGCTGGCGATCATCATCACCCCCTACATCGTCAAGCCGGTCTCCACCCGGCAGCTGGCGGCGCCGACCGACGAGCTGCTGCCGCCGGATGACATCGAGCGAATCTTCTTCGGCCGGATGCAGGGCGAGAACAGCCGCGCGCGGATGGCCGCCCGGAACGAGCTGGACGGCAAGTCACTGGCCGGCCCCGTCGGCTTCATGTTGGAAGAATAG
- the cpaB gene encoding Flp pilus assembly protein CpaB: protein MRPRVIVLTALSLAIAGGAAVMTNNWLQQQQGQATQAAVAPAPVDVPEETRILVANGALKAGTILKSEHLRWQAWPEDGLLEAYVVRGQGSEDQALSGRDDLLGAVVRASMVNGEPVTDARVVRPGDRGFLAAMLSEGHRALSVPVNAASGISGLIFPGDRVDVILSHSIRQNGDSRNERKASETVLSDIRVLALDQRTDDVEGERVVAKTATLEVDPKEAEKLSLAQKLGDLSLSLRPIAREGDPEAPAQPTFTTDSEISRVMSAPRSKRGPTVVVVRGSEMTGIEIEE, encoded by the coding sequence ATGCGCCCACGCGTCATCGTGCTGACCGCCCTATCGCTGGCGATTGCCGGCGGAGCCGCGGTCATGACCAACAACTGGCTGCAACAGCAGCAGGGTCAGGCGACCCAGGCTGCCGTGGCGCCGGCGCCGGTCGACGTCCCGGAGGAGACCCGGATTCTGGTCGCCAACGGCGCGCTCAAGGCCGGCACCATCCTGAAATCGGAGCATCTGCGCTGGCAGGCCTGGCCGGAGGACGGACTGCTCGAGGCCTACGTCGTTCGCGGCCAGGGCAGTGAGGATCAGGCGCTGAGCGGACGCGACGACCTGCTGGGCGCGGTGGTGCGCGCCAGCATGGTCAACGGCGAGCCGGTCACCGACGCCCGGGTCGTGCGCCCCGGCGACCGGGGCTTCCTCGCGGCGATGCTGAGCGAGGGCCACCGCGCTCTGTCGGTGCCGGTAAACGCCGCCAGCGGCATCTCCGGCCTGATTTTTCCAGGCGACCGGGTCGACGTGATCCTGTCGCACAGCATCCGGCAGAACGGTGACAGCCGGAACGAACGCAAGGCGAGCGAGACCGTGCTGTCCGATATCCGGGTGCTCGCGCTCGACCAGCGCACCGACGACGTCGAGGGCGAGCGGGTGGTCGCCAAGACCGCCACCCTGGAGGTCGACCCGAAGGAGGCGGAAAAGCTGTCACTGGCCCAGAAGCTGGGTGACCTGTCGCTGTCGCTGCGCCCGATCGCCCGGGAGGGCGACCCGGAAGCGCCCGCCCAACCGACCTTCACCACCGACAGCGAAATCAGCCGCGTCATGTCCGCTCCGCGCAGCAAGCGCGGCCCCACCGTCGTAGTCGTGCGCGGCAGCGAGATGACCGGCATCGAGATCGAGGAATAG